ATATCGCAATTATGTGAAGGAAAATGGtcattgaaattatattttgtttactttttagTGTTGTAGAAGTTTGAAGGAGCTGAATCTCTCTGATTGCAAGCGCCTCAGAAGTACTCCAAACTTCAGGGGTTCAAAAAGTCTCAAGATTTTGTCGTTTGAGAATTGCTCAAGTCTAAAGGAGATCCATCCATCAATAGGAAATTTGGAaagtgttaaagaatgacaaaaatcccacatcggtggttaatgagatgagtggactccttataaggcttgggcaatcctcctccctttgagctagcttttggggtgtgagttaggcctaagacctaatttcacagaAAGACTAATTGATCTTCAATTGAGTGGTTGTAAAAGGATTAGAAAGACTAATTGATCTTCAATCGAGTGGTTGTAAAAGGATTACGGATCTTCCGAGCAGCATATGCCAGTTAAAATCCCTTGAATACTTGTGCATTAATGGCTGCTTATCTTTACAAACACTACCAGTTAACATTGGAGATATGCAAAACCTAGTAATTTTTCATGCATGGTGTACAGGTATAAAACAATTGCCAGTATCTGTTGAAATGCTAAGAAATCTTGAACATTTGCAAATGGGAAGTCGAAATTTAGAGGCCAAAAGGAGTTTTTCTCGAAGAAGAAGAGTCCGCCGCATAGAATCCttgccaatttttatttttcatttaagcCTTCCATATTTTGGTTTCTCCGAGCATGATATTCCTAGAGATATTGGAAGATTATCCAACTTACGTTATTTAGATTTGAGGGGCAACAATTTTCTCTATCTACCCTTTGATTTTTCCAAATTACCGTTGTTGATTTCCTTGTTTTTGAATGATTGTAAGAATCTTCAAACACTCCCATCACTATCAAATTTAGACTACCTTGAAAATCTTTTATCTTAGTAATTGCGAAAAACTGGTCAAGATTACAGGGTTGGACTACCTCCCATCAATAAAGATGATCGACGTGATTGATTGTATTTCCCTGCAGAATCAATTCAATGAAGGCTTCTTTAGTGCCATTGCTCTATCAACTCCGTCTATAAAATATGCAGATTTTAAGGTTTAGTCCCTCTTCTTCTCTCTCATATCACATTATTAATGATATTTGTCTTTATTAATATGTTTGATGAAGCTGCAGTTTCAAATTTATGTCGAAAGCAATGAGATTCCAGATTGGTGCAACAATAAAGTAACAGCTTCATCTATTTGTTTGACTATGCCCACAGTACAGAATAATGAGTATAACTTCTTCGGAATGGTTCTCTGGTTTGTTTCCCACTTTTGCAATGTAACCAACCGTCTTCAAAAGTTTGATGTTACTATTGACCAGCCTTCAGGTTTTTTCTGGAATTGGAGTTTCTATATACCTGAGAGTCAGGGAGAAGTATCATGTGTATATTACTTCTCTCTCTCAAATGGTAGACCTTTTAATGACCTGGACATCATCAAAGGCGGGGAACAGCTAAGAGTAGAGGATGGCAGTGACGGAGGCATAATAAAGAAGATAGGAGTACATCTGTTATATTTAGATCAACATGGTAATGTTACATCTTTCCCGGCAGTTGTGGATGATTCTTATACTCCCAAGTCCCAACCCACAAAGATAGATGTTTGATTTGGgttgatataaatttttaagCTGACAGAATGTTGACAAGCAAACTACATATTGTAATTTTCAGCACCTCATACTATATCAATCATACAATTTTCAGTGAAATGTTGCTACTGTAACGAGGTTTGATTGTACTAGTATAATGTGAAACCATCATCGTACGAGACATGCCAGTCTTACCTGCAAGATGGGGAATTTTCATCAGACATGCTCAAATGCAACAAATCCATACGGATATGATGATCCAAATTGAAAGACCGCGAAagaaattaaacaaatagaaGCTAGAATGTCAAATGACTCACTAATAATGCATCAATCTCAGAGTCCAGACCAAAACAGAACACAAGCAGGGGTAAATCAATGTCCAAATGTATTATGGACTACCCCTAGAAATCCATGGTATTAGCAATACTCACCTTAACGCACAATAGAGTGTATAACTAATGCAAACATTAATTATACATAAGTTGGAAAAGAGTACCAAACAAGATGCTACTAATACACAAGGCTAAtgcatgtattatttttttaatacactCTACCAAGTGATCCCTAAAGGGTACTTAAAACCGACGACTTATATATTAGTGGAGATTTTGAGCTATTGTCCAAGGAGCTCAGATGGTTGTCTTGGGAAGGATGTCCTTTAAAATGTATACCATCATATTTTCCATCTGAGAAACTTGTATTTCTGAATATGAAAGGGAGCAATATCCAagaatttggtttgattttgcaGGTTTGTTACTCAATTCTGCAATTCATGTGTACTGTTATATTGCAATTACGTGCAGGGGTGACTCAATGCCTTTAAAGAAAGACATGTGTCTTAGGCCATCAAAATCGCGCAGGGTGACTTACATGCAGGTTTgcaggtttttttttttttgaaaaaggctatgaaatatatttgaactttgaCCAAAATTGCTATTATGATATCAAACTTTGGAAATGACATTTTACCCTCTGcaatatttaatattgtattttaaaggtatatatatatatgtgtgtgtgtatgtgtgtgtgtgtactcaggtagacataaaaaatattgcatagttataaatagtaatatgtTCACGTGGgcatatatatacctttaaaatacactactAAATAGTCCAAGGAGTAAAAGATACACTTTTTATAGTTCAAGAGGTAAATGGTTATTTACAAAGTTTGGTATCGTAAAAACAATTTCCGCTAAAGTTGGAGTATTTTTAGaccttttttttccattttttttaagaaactcaCACCACCAACAAAAATATGTGCCAAGTCGAATGATTATATGTACACATGGTAAAGCTAGTCAAGttggatgatttttctaatttcTAGAAATTAAGGGTTTAAATCATAttcaaaaaaaacatattaaatcgTAAACATTCTTTGTAAAAAGTATGGCCAAATACAACTCCaacttcaaaaaattcaaataaagtattttttttcataactaTAAGCCTAAGTAGTTTCACTAAATTTTCAGTATTTCTTATACATTGTATAGAATGTGAATTACATTGTATATAACGTGCATACgtactaaatattttattaaagaaaatctcTAAAAGTTGGAcgtaatatttataaaataattttttaatataatatttctaaaaatcGAAATCTACTGTATATATATTTCAAGACTTATGTATTATTACGTTAAAAGTCAATTTACTTGATGATGCaaaaaacatataaactaagaacacacaaaattaaaattctgaaAACGAAAGATGCATTTACGTATTCTTTTTAGGTAACTTGATCTTCTCGCCATGACTAAGACATGatcaagttttaaaatatatatttctattgGTTCAATCagtttcttaataaaaatagattGAGGATGTTTGTTGTTATATTTTGAATAGTATAAGGATGTTTTTTGTTCACTTGAATAATACAATGATATACATTAAATTTGAGGGATGATTTTAATCAAAAACtctaaatatttgaatttatgaCAATTCTTTATAGattgaatttgaaaataacataaaatcataatgatTTGTCATAATTTGGGTACCAAATCTAAACTTTAtagtttcaaatattttttaaacaatatAGAACTACATTCGTACAAGGAACTATTTAAGATATGGATAGAGTTTCTCAGTCTTCTTGGTCTAGATAGTCACGTTTCTTGATCCTTAAAAGTAAAGAAATTACCGATAAGAGTTGTGATGGAGTGTTATGTacttatttattcttaattagaGATTTCGGGTTTTTGTTTAATAGGTAAGGAATCAACTTTTTTAGAAAACGTTTAACCCATCAATATACACTATCCCACAATAACTCAAATTTAATCGAACTCTAATGTGAATTTAACACtggatgaaaaaaaaatgaaaaaaaagtaaaggagTATAGTTATTACTCCTCAAAGTTCAAAATTCTAATATCTAAACACCTTTAAAATTTGATCAATGGAGTTTGAGAAAGATGGTGTAtacataattttacttttattttgtgtaagtaaaaaaaaatttgatagaTATTTGTTTCAAATAAAGCGTAATAAAAAtctaatataaaaagaaaaaaaatataataatgacGTAATTATGTTAAATATGACAGAAAAGGTTATCGTAACAATCAAATGCAAAtgtatttttccttatttaggttTTGTGCATAGAAAATTAAGGTCGTTCTCTTTGGTCAGCTATATTAGTCCATTAGTGcaaatttcattaaaagttAACAAATATTATTCAACAATTAGGTATTATCTATCTTTAATTTCTAGGACATGAcgttatttaattaaaatgcgtcattttcactttattatttgaaataaacaaattcttcattttttggGTAAAGTTTTTTAGTCAATAAATTAATTCTTGGATATCTTTGAATTCTTTGAATAATACTACACTCagcaacttaaaaataaatatccaaTTTTTATTCAAGATAGGTTTTGTCAACAACCTTAGACTATATACTCAAAGCAATTTTGATGTATGGCACAAAGTGAATCCACATAGAGGTTAAATAAATACCTAATACATAAACgtacatttttatttgatattaactgatatttatattttctaactttgtaaatatataaataaatatttaaatttatataatattaaataaattaatatatacatcATACATGATAATATCCGACGTATATTATTTTACGTAAAACACATAATATTAAAGAAGGTTAAATTAAATTGCCTGATGCTCTGGGTGCCTTCTGAGTACTCTATGACAAATACTACTcaacaaatctgaaaaatatataattaatccAACATTTCTAATTTCTAGGAAAACCCAATTCTTTTTAGgttaaaaaatatagttttcatttagtaataaaatattaaaatattgcaGTTAAATTTCATAGTAACTTGGTACTTTTTGCTACTCTCTAGGTCCATTAATGCAACATCTTCCTCGTTGAAATTTGTTATTTATCTACGTATAATACATCATATTGTATATTATCTACCATAATAATTCGACATAATACATcgataatttcataaatttattaatatattttatttaaatacataataatatattttgttagaaattttttatttaaatttaaattttaaatatctattgCATGTATTTTCAAgaacttattattttaaaaaaataattacttaaaatatatcatcttaTTAATTATCACGTTTTCTACGATAGCATTGTTTTGTCTCAATTCTTATGTGTCAAAATATAAGAGTCATAGTGTCGTTGTCACAACATAAAAATATCTTCTTCCTTTTCATCCTAAATCGTTTAATTTTGTTTAGCCAAAAGTTGGCATTAATAATGTATAAATGGATGTTGCTAATTCAGTTTATTAAAGCAAACTTaccttaaaatattttccttttttcatatatcttttactTATCTGCTACGTCTTATCTGCTACGTCAAAAGTAGATGTTCACTTTTACTTTATCCagcataaaatatcaaaaaataatttattttttaatttatattaattatctttattattaactactaatcatttttatttttcaacatttaAATAACATATAATGATTAAgagtgataaaaaataaaaataattattttattttatacaaaaaagaGTTGGGTCAAACATggataaattaaattaaataatcatcGACCAGATTTTAAAGATTTCTAAGATATCTCaacatttaaataatttatattcccTTCATTTTGAATTAATCAATCATtcagatattttttattttttaaattaattaattattcaatttctAGACTAATTTTAGAATATTCTTTTAATTCTATCCTTCATTAGTTAATATTgaaattagttattaattaatttttagttattttaattataaatttgacaataattaataagaataaaaacaGAAAGTTATACTAATTTATGTCTTGATCTTCTTTTTTAAGAGGATGTGATACATCtcaacaattcaattaatttgatatgaaagagaGTAATAATTAAGAGTGATATAgtgtaataattattttatttgttactttttttaaaaaaaaaaaaaaagaaaagaactaaaCTAAACATGgacaaattaaataaacatgaaCAAGATTTTAAAGATTTCTAggatattataaaataaatagtcaACTCAATTGTTTAATAATCTTCaaatactcaaaaaaaaaatcttcaaatactaccataaatgaaaaaaatgtctGGATAAACTATAAATGATTAAGATAATTACACCAATCCATCACTAACCTTATcctcatatttattaattatttaacacatatacataactttatttttatgattcatTTGTGAGTTGTCAAGATATGGATAGAGAGGTCATCTGAAGATCtccaattttaaatattttgaagaaaaaaaatcaaaataaaataagtaggtcaaatatttttttaaaaaatagatgaaCGCATGATTAATCTTGTTGAgctatgaatatttattttattttacctaCATAAGTATTcaatatatcaaatcaaatttaaatttttagttcATTAATCTTGTTGAGCTATGAATAAATTGTTTCTATGTATTATAATAAACTTTTAATATAGACACAAAAACTATATTTACACtaattaatttcttatatttatcaaaatattccATTTTAAATCATGTTTTCAATTGAACACCATAATAATTTCTAAAGAAATGttttaactatatatttttatttaaatgtagaaagaaacaaaatgcatgtcttcttttttatcttctttaattATACATACTAAATTCAgattaaaaataggaaaaactaCGTAATATGACAaacttcaatatatatttaaataatatagctatagtttaatttgttttatgttatatgattataactatacaataaatagcaaatttaattgtatatcaaTAATCagtttttttatgttaaatataaatacataataaataggaaaattattattaaactcataattaattaagtattcaTACCTTCTCTTTCATCAATATCTTTATATtacagatttttttttgtatttcccCCCCAAGTCTTTCCAATTCAAGATCCTTTTGTATGATTGTAGGAGTGATTTTTGTGGTTCAatatattatacttatatttatgGTTCAATT
The nucleotide sequence above comes from Solanum pennellii chromosome 9, SPENNV200. Encoded proteins:
- the LOC107029838 gene encoding uncharacterized protein LOC107029838, with product MIDVIDCISLQNQFNEGFFSAIALSTPSIKYADFKFQIYVESNEIPDWCNNKVTASSICLTMPTVQNNEYNFFGMVLWFVSHFCNVTNRLQKFDVTIDQPSGFFWNWSFYIPESQGEVSCVYYFSLSNGRPFNDLDIIKGGEQLRVEDGSDGGIIKKIGVHLLYLDQHGNVTSFPAVVDDSYTPKSQPTKIDV